From Callithrix jacchus isolate 240 chromosome 15, calJac240_pri, whole genome shotgun sequence, one genomic window encodes:
- the TRMT10C gene encoding tRNA methyltransferase 10 homolog C, with translation MSVFLKMSVSVNFFRPFARFLVPFTLHRKRNNLYSTVLQRYMSSKIPAVTCANNESTSPSEELELDRWKTTMKSSVQEECVSTISSSKDEDPLAATREFIEMWRLLGKEVPEHITEEELKTMMECVSKTAKKKYLKYLYAKENAKKARKIKKEMKAAAREEAKNASLLETTEEDKQQNFLFLRLWDRNMDIAMGWKGAQAMQFGQPLVFDMAYENYMKPKELQNAVSQLLESEGCNRRNVDPFHIYFCNLKIDSVYHRELVKRYGEKWDKLLLTATEKSYVDLFSKDSIIYLTADSPNVMTTFRHDKVYIIGSFVDKNMQSGTSLAKAKRLKLATECLPLDKYLQWGVGTKNLTLDQMMRILLCLKNTGNWEEALKFVPKRKHTGILEISQYSQELANRLKKAKTFHSFSKKSLNVYAQNKWFK, from the coding sequence ATGTCTGTTTTCCTCAAAATGAGTGTTAGTGTCAATTTCTTCAGACCCTTTGCCAGGTTTTTGGTGCCATTTACCCTTCATaggaagagaaataatttatattcaacaGTATTGCAGAGATACATGTCTTCCAAAATACCAGCTGTTACTTGTGCTAATAATGAGAGTACATCCCCTTCTGAAGAGCTAGAATTGGATAGGTGGAAAACTACCATGAAATCTAGTGTGCAAGAAGAATGTGTTTCAACAATCTCAAGCAGTAAGGATGAAGATCCTCTAGCTGCCACCAGAGAGTTCATTGAGATGTGGAGACTGCTTGGCAAAGAAGTACCAGAACACATCACTGAAGAAGAGCTCAAAACCATGATGGAATGTGTTTCTAAAACAgcgaaaaaaaaatatttaaaatatttatatgctaaGGAAAACGCTAAAAAagctaggaaaataaaaaaggaaatgaaagcagcAGCAAGGGAAGAAGCAAAAAATGCCAGCCTGCTAGAAACCACTGAGGAAGATAAACAGCAAAACTTTCTATTTTTACGACTTTGGGATAGGAATATGGACATTGCAATGGGCTGGAAGGGTGCCCAGGCCATGCAGTTTGGACAACCTTTGGTTTTTGACATGGcttatgaaaattatatgaaaccaaaagaattGCAGAATGCTGTTTCCCAACTTTTAGAAAGTGAAGGCTGTAACAGAAGAAATGTTGatcctttccatatttatttctgcaatctaaaaatagataGTGTGTATCATAGGGAGTTAGTTAAACGGTATGGAGAAAAATGggacaaattgcttttaacagCAACAGAAAAGTCTTATGTAGATTTATTTTCAAAGGACAGTATTATCTATTTAACTGCAGATTCTCCCAATGTTATGACTACTTTCAGGCATGACAAAGTTTATATAATTGGATCTTTTGTTGATAAGAATATGCAGTCAGGCACATCCCTAGCCAAGGCAAAACGGCTGAAGCTGGCAACTGAATGCCTTCCATTGGACAAATATTTGCAATGGGGTGTTGGTACCAAAAATCTCACCTTAGATCAAATGATGCGTATTTTGTTATGTCTGAAAAACACTGGTAATTGGGAAGAGGCTCTGAAGTTTGTTCCCAAGAGAAAACATACTGGTATTCTGGAGATTTCTCAGTATTCTCAAGAGTTGGCCAACAGACTGAAGAAGGCAAagacttttcattcattttcaaaaaaatccCTAAATGTGTATGCACAGAACAAGTGGTTCAAATGA